The Sphingomonas naphthae nucleotide sequence CGGGCTGGCGCTGTGGGCGATCTACCTCGCCTTCCAGCCGGGGCCCGCGATCACCTACTTCTGATTGTCCGATAACCGTGCTCCTGCGGAGGCAGGAACAGGGAAACCGACTGGACGGCCTACCGCCCTGCCAGCACCCGATCCGCCACATAGGGATTGCTCGCCCGCTCGTGCGCGAAGGTGGACATCGGGCCATGGCCGCACACGAACGCCGTCTCCCCGCCCAGCGGCCACAGCCGCCCGGTGATCGCCCCGATCAGATCGTCATGATTGCCGCGCGGGAAATCGGTGCGGCCGATCGATCCCTTGAACAGCACATCGCCCACGAACGCCACCTTCGACGGCGCATGGTGGAACACGACATGGCCCGGCGTGTGGCCGGGGCAGTGATAGACGTCGAGGGTCAGCTCCCCCACCGTCACCGTGTCGCCATTCTCCAGCCAGCGATCGGGCTCGAACGGCGTGCCGGGGATGCCGAAGCTGCGGCTGTCGTCGGCGAGTTTCGCGATCCAGAAGCGATCCTCTTCCTGCGGCCCCTCGATCGGCACGCCCAGGTCCGCCGCCAGCTCCGCCGTGCCGCCGCAATGATCGAGATGGCCGTGCGTCACGAGCAATTTCTCCACCGTCACCTTGTGCTGCGCCGCCGCCGCCTTCAGCTTGGGGATCTCGCCGCCCGCGTCGATGAAGGCGCCCTTCATGGTGGCGGTGCACCAGATCAGGGTGCAATTTTGCTGGAAGGCGGTCACCGGAATGATCGCGGCCTGAAGCGGAGGTGTCGTCATCCCTCCCCTATCGACCGCCGCGCGGCGGGGGGCAACAGGGGAGCGGCGCTCTACCGCCCCCAAAATCGTCACCCGGCGAAAGCCGACATCTCGCCAGGCGGGCCCACCCGCCAGAACGGAACGCGACAACCGCTGTCCTACACGCCCCCGATATGCCACTTGCCGGAGCGTCATGCGAAGCCTCTCGCCCGCTTCCTACAATCCGCGACCCGCCGGAACCTTCGCGGGAAGCGTGTCGGGGGATGACGTGCCGTCAACTTCGTCAACTTCCGGCGCCTGCCGCCGCGCCCGAATCACCCGGTTTTCGATTGCGGCCCGCCGCCCGATTCGCCACCGGCGCCCGCGATGATCGATTGTTCCATTCCCTTCGTCCTGCTCGACGACGCCCGGCCCGACGGCGGCGCGCGCCTCTACACCGCGCCCAGCGCCATCATCACCGCCACCCGCGCCAGCGATGTCCCCGCCGCGCTCGACCGGCTCCGCGCCGCCTCCGGCCAAGGCGCCCACCTCGCCGGCCACCTCGCCTATGAGGCCGGGCACGCCCTCGTTGGCCCCACCACCCCGCCGCCCGCCGACGCGCCGCTCCTCTGGTTCGGCCTGTTCGATGCGCCGCGCCACATCACCCCGGCCGAAACCGCCGCGCTGCTGCCCGATCCCGCCGGCGCCTGGGCCGGCCCGCCGCGCCCCCGCCTCGACGCCACAGCCCACGCCGCCGCCGTCGATCGGGTGCAGGCGCTGATCGCCGCCGGGGACATCTATCAGGCGAACCTCACCTTCCCCGCCGACGTGGCCGTGGCGGGCGATCCGCTCGCGCTCTACGCCCGCCTGCGCCGCGCCCAGCTGTCCCCGTGGGGCGGGGTGGTGTGGACCGGCGACCACTGGCTGCTGTCGCTCTCCCCCGAACTCTTCTTCACGGTGGAGGCCGGCTGCGTCACCGCCCGCCCGATGAAGGGCACCGCGACGCGCGGGAGCAACCCACTCGCCGATGCCGAGGCCGCCGCCACCCTCGCCGCCGATCCCAAGCAACGCGCCGAAAATCTGATGATCGTCGATCTGCTCCGCAACGATCTGTCGCGCATCGCCGAGCCCGCCAGCGTCGCCGTGCCGCATCTCTTCGTGGTCGAGACCTATCCCACGATCCACCAGATGACCTCGACCGTAACGGCACGGCTGGGCGCGGACCATGACGCGATCGACCTGCTTGCCGCCGCCTTCCCCTGCGGATCGATCACCGGCGCCCCGAAACGCCGCGCGATGGAGGTGATCGACGCGGTGGAGATGGGGCCGCGCGGCGCTTATACCGGCTCGATCGGGCGGATCGACCCCAGCGGGGACGCCGCCTTCAACGTCGCTATCCGCACGTTGGTCATGGAGGGAGAATCGATGACCGCCACGCTTGGCCTGGGATCGGGGATCGTCGCCGATTCGGTCGCCCCGGAGGAATGGCGCGAATCGCTGGCCAAGGCCGGTTTCGTCACCGCCGGCCAGCAACCGTTCGACCTGATCGAGACGATGCGCTTCGACCCTTACGACGGCCTGCTCGAACTCGATCGCCACATGGGCCGGCTGAAGGCCAGCGCCGCCGCTTTCGACTTCACCTTCGATCATCATGGCGCGCGCAACGAATTGCAGGCCGCCACCTTCAAGCTGCGCGACGCGCGCTGCGTCCGCCTGCGCCTGTCGCCGCGCGGATCGATCGCGATCGAGGTGAGCGCCATCCCGCGCAGCCCCGCCAGCGTCTCCGTCGCGCTCGCCCCGCTGCCGGTCGATCCCGCCGACTTCCGCCTCCGCCACAAGACCAGCGACCGCGCCTTCTACGATATCGCGCGCAAGGCGACGGACGGCTTCGAGGTGGCCTTCACCGATCCGGCGGGCTTCCTCACCGAAGGCAGCTTCACCAACCTCTTCGTCCAGCGCGGCGAGACGTTGCTCACCCCGCCGCTGTCGCGCGGGCTGCTGCCGGGCGTGCTGCGCGCGTCGCTGATCGGCGCCGGCCGGGCTGAGGAGGCCGATCTTACCCCGGCCGATCTCAAGCAGGGCTTCTTCATCGGCAATCAATTGCGTGGGCTCATCCCCGCGCGGCTGGTTGCGGGGTCGGAACGGCTGGGGCTATAGCCCGCCCGCCTTTCTATCCCGTCCGCACAAGGTTTCGATCATGAGCTTCATCTCCGACGCGCTCGACCGCATCACGCCCTCGCCGACCCTGGCGATGACCTCGCGCGTGCTGGAGCTGAAGCAGCAGGGCGTCGACGTGATCGGGCTCTCCGCCGGCGAGCCCGACTTCGACACGCCCGATCATATCAAGGAGGCCGCCATCGCGGCCATCCGCAACAACGAGACGCGCTACACCAATGTCGACGGCACCGCCGCGCTGAAGGCGGCGATCGCGCTGAAATTCCAGCGCGACAACGGCCTCGATTACGCCCCCAACCAGATCAGCGTGAACGCGGGCGGCAAGCACACCCTGTTCAACGCCTTCGTCGCGACGATCAATCCGGGCGACGAGGTCATCATCCCGGCGCCTTACTGGGTCAGCTATCCCGATATCGTCCAGTTCGCCGGCGGCACGCCGGTGATCGTGTCGGCCGGCGTGGACGTGGAATACAAGATCCAGCCCGCCCAGATCGAGGCGGCGATCACCCCGCGCACCAAGTGGCTGCTGCTCAATTCGCCCTCCAACCCCACGGGCGCCGCTTATTCGGCCGACGAACTGCGGGCGATCGGCGAGGTGCTGCTGCGCCACCCCCACGTCTGGGTGATGGCCGACGATATGTACGAGCATATCCTGTACGATGATTTCCAGTTCGCCACGATCGCCCAGGTCTGCCCCGAGCTGTACGCCCGCACCCTCACGGTCAACGGCTGCTCCAAGGCCTATTCGATGACCGGCTGGCGCATCGGCTTCGCCGGCGGCCCGGCGCCGCTCATCAAGGCGATGGCCAAGCTCCAGTCGCAATCCACCTCCAACCCCTGCTCGATCGCGCAGGCGGCGGCGGTGGCGGCGCTGACCGGCCCGCAGGATTTCCTCAAGGAGCGCGCGAAGGCCTTCCAGTCGCGCCGCGATCTGGTGGTGTCGATGCTCAACCAGGCCCCCGGCATCGTCTGCCCCCGCCCAGAAGGCGCCTTCTACGTCTATCCCGACGTCTCCGGCCTGATCGGCAAGGTGACGCTGGGCGGCCAGACGATCACCAACGACGAGGCCCTGATCGATTACTTCCTCGACGACGCGCGGGTCGCGGCCGTCCACGGCGCGGCCTTCGGGTTGGAGCCGGCCTTCCGCGTCAGCTACGCTTTGTCGGAAGCGACCTTGACCGAGGCGTGCGAGCGCATCCAGCGGGCCTGCGCCGCGCTGAAGTAACCGAGTAGCGGATTCACCCCGCATTTCTCCGCATGACGAACGGCGGCGCGCGGCCTAAACCCGCGCCATGAAGATCGCGACCTTCAACGTGAACGGGATCAAGTCCCGCCTCCCCCGCCTGCTCGAATATCTCGCCGAGGCGGAGCCCGACGTGGTGTGCCTTCAGGAACTGAAGACCAGCGACGAGACCTTTCCCGCCGCCGATATCGAGGTGGCCGGCTATGGCGCGATCTGGCATGGGCAGAAGGGGTTCAACGGCGTCGCGATCCTCGCGAAAGGGCAGGTGCCGATCGAGACGCGGCGCGGCCTGCCCGACGATCCCGATCCGTCGCACAGCCGCTATCTGGAGGGGGCGATCGACGGGGTGATCGTGGCGTCGATCTATCTGCCCAACGGCAATCCCCAGCCCGGTCCCAAGTTCGACTACAAGCTCGCCTGGTTCGATCGGTTGCTCGATCATGCCGCCCACCTGTTCGCGGCCGAGGTGCCGGTGGTGCTGGCGGGCGATTATAACGTCATCCCCGCCTCGACGCATGACGACACCTTCTCGGTGCGGGCGATGGCGAGCGATGCGCTGCTCCAGCCCGAATCGCAGGCCGCGTTTCGCCGGATGAAGGCGGCCGGCTGGACCGACGGGCTGCGCGTGCGCCAGCCGCGCGGCGCGCTCTACACCTTCTGGGATTATCAGGCGGGCGCGTGGCAGCGCGACGCGGGTTTCCGCATCGATCATCTGATGCTCAGCCCCGCCGCCGCCGACCGGCTGGTCGATTCGGGCGTCGACAAGCATGTGCGCGGCCGGGAGAAGGCGAGCGACCATGTGCCGGCCTGGGTGGTGCTGGGCTGATGCGGCGGGGGTTGCTGCTCGCCGCCGTCGCGTTCGTCTCCGCGCCGCTGGCCGCCCGTGTGCCGGTGCAGGTGATCCAGGTGGTGAAAGCCTATCCGCACGACACGCGCGCCTTCACCGAAGGGCTCTTCTTCCGCGACGGGATGATGTTCGAAAGCACCGGGCTGGAGGGACGATCGGATATCCGCCGCTATCGGCTGGAAGACGGCAAGGTTCTGGCGCGCGTCGCCCTGCCGCCCAATCTGTTCGGCGAGGGCATCGTCGACTGGAAGGACGAGATCGTCAGCCTCACCTGGCGCAACGGCTTCGGCTTCCGCTGGAACCTCGCCAGCCTGAAGCGGGGCAGGAAATTCACCTACCCCGGCGAGGGCTGGTCGCTGACCCGCACCGATCGCGAGCTGGTGATGAGCGACGGCACGCCGGTGCTGCGCATCCTCGATCCCGTCACCTTCCGCATCAAGCGGCGCGTGACGGTGACGGCGGACGGCGTGCCGGTGCAGAATCTCAACGAGCTGGAATATGTGAAGGGCGATATCCTCGCCAACATCTGGATGACCGACCGCATCGCCCGCATCGATCCGGCGACCGGCAAGGTGAAGGCGTGGATCGATCTGTCGCCGGTGGTGGCGCAGCAGCAGTCAAGCCAGGACGATGTGGCGAATGGCATCGCCTATGACGCCAAGGGCGACCGGCTGTTCGTGACGGGCAAGCTGTGGAGCAAGCTGTACGAGATACGGCTGCTGCCGGCGCGGTAAGCCCGTCTAGCCCAGCCGCACCAGCGTGCCCGCGCCCTGCTTCGTGAAGATCTCGATCAGCATCGCGTGCGGCACCCGCCCGTCGAGGATGACGGCGGCGTCCACCCCGCCCTCGACCGCGTCGATGCAGGTCTGGAGTTTCGGGATCATGCCGCCGGAGATCGTGCCGTCGGTCTGGAGCAGGTTGATCTGGCTCGGCGTCAGATCGGTCAGCAGCGCCTTCTGCTTGTCCAGCACGCCGGCCACGTCGGTCAGCAGGAACAGCCGCTCGGCGCCCGTCGCGATCGCCAGGAAGCCCGCCATCGTGTCGGCGTTGATATTGTAGCTCTCGCCATCCTTGCCGATGCCGATCGGCGCGACCACCGGGATCATCCCCGCCCTGGAGATGGTATCCAGCACCGTGGTATCGACATGGTCGATCTCGCCGACGAGGCCCAGATCGTGGGTCGGATGCTTCATCTTGGTCGCGGTGACGAGCCGGCCGTCCTTGCCGGAAATGCCGACCGCCCGGCCGCCGGCGCGGGCGATCCAGGCGACGATTTCCTTGTTGATCTGGCCGGACAATACCATCTCGGCGACCTTCATTGTCGCCTCGTCGGTCACGCGCAGCCCATCGACGAATTTGCTCTCCACGCCGCTGGCCTTCAGCATCGCGCCGATCTGCGGCCCGCCGCCGTGCACCACCACCGGATTGATGCCGACCGCCTTCAGCAGCACGACATCCTCGGCGAAGTCGCGCGCCAGCTCCGGGTCGCCCATCGCGTGGCCGCCATATTTCACCACGAAGGTGGAGCCGGCGTAGCGCTGCAGATAGGGCAGCGCCTCGGTCAGCGTCTCGGCCTTGGCGAGCAGGGCGGGGTCGGGGCGATAATCGGTCATGGCCGCGCCCATAGCGGCCAAGGTGGCTGTAGGAAAGGCGTGGCCGTTTGTTTGAAATGCGAGGAAGATCGCATTTCAATCCGGCACCAGCCCGCTCCCCCACCCGGCCACCCATTCAGGATATGCTATGGGAGGCCGGGTGGGGGAGCGGGCCGGTGCCGCCCTCCGCCGTGAGGCGGACAACAAAAACTACCTCAGCCCTTGCGGAAGCGCGCCACGAAGAAGCCATCGGCCCCACCGGCGTCCGCCAGCGTGCCCGGCAGCACCCGCACCCGACCGGCCGCGTCGGGCGCGAAACCCTCGGGCAATTCCTCTTGCGCCACCGGATCGGCGATGAAGCCGGGATGGCTGGCCAAGAAAGCGTCGGTCACGCCCTCGCCCTCGGCGGGCTCCAGCGAGCAGACCGAATAGATCAAGGTGCCCCCCGGCTTCAGCGCGTCGGCGGCGCGGGCGAGCATCGCGCTCTGCCGCTCGGCCAGTCCCTCGATCGCGCGCGGGCGCACCCGGTGCAGCACGTCCGGGTGGCGGCGGAAGATGCCGGTGGCCGAACAGGGCGCGTCGAGCAGCACCGCATCGACCGGCTCGGGCGGCGCGAAGGTCAGCGCGTCGGCGGTGACGCATTTGGCCTGGAGCCGCGTGCGGGCAAGATTCTCGCGCACCCGCTTCAGCCGCGCCTCGACCAGATCGATCGCGCGCACCGACCAGCCGGCGGCCGCCAGTTGCAGCGTCTTGCCGCCGGGCGCGGCGCACAGGTCGATCGCATGGCGGCCCTTGCCGACGCCCAGCAGGCGCGCGGGCAAAGTGGCGGAGATATCCTGCACCCACCAGGCGCCGTCGGCGTAACCGGGCAGGTCGGGCACCGACGATCCGGCGGGGATGCGGACATGGCCGGGGGCGAGGCTCACGCCCTCCAGCCGCTCGGCCCATTCGGCAGTGACGGCGGGATCGCGCCCGGCATCGCGCAAGGTGATATCGATCGGCGGCGGCGCGGCGATCGCCCGCGCGGCGGCCTCGGCCATGCCGTCGCCCCACGCTTCCGCCCAGCGCAGCGCGACGGCGGCGGGCAGCGAGGGGGTGGGGGGCAGTTGCGCGCCGCTCCGCATCAGGCTGCCGAACACGCCATGCACCAGCCGCTTGGGGCCGCCATCGACCAGCGGCAGCACCGTCGAGATGGCGGCATGTTGCGGCGTGCCGAGCGCCAGCGGCTGGATCAGCGCGATGCGCAGCGCGGTGCGCGCCTTGGCGTCGTCGGGCAGCGGCTTGGCGGTCGCGCCGTCGATCAGCGCATCCAGATCGGGCAGACGGCGCAGCACCTCGGCGGCGATGGCGTGGGCGAAGGCGCGGTCGTCGCCGCGCTCGATGTCGCGCGTGGCCGACGCCAGCGCGCTTTCCAGCGGCAGGCCCTTGCGGAGAACCGCGTCGAGCAGGCGCAGCGCGGCGCGGCGGGCGGCGGTGCCGGGGGGATCGGTGTCGGCCATCAGGCGGTAAGGGGTCGGGTCACGCCCGCCCCTCTATCAGCGCGAGCGGTTCGGATCGAGCGCGCTCGTCCGGCGCGGACGCGATGGTGCCGGCGAGGCCATCGGGCGCAGCGCGGAGCGGCGCGCCGGAGCGGCGGGCCGGCCGATCGCCGGCGCGGGCATCGTCTCGGCGATCCGGCGCAGCGCCTCGATGCGGTTGGCGGTCGCGGGGTGGGTGGCGAACAGGCTGTCGCCGTCGCCGCCGGGCACGATATACAGCTGCGCCGTCGCCGGCAGGCGTCGCGTCACCGGATTGGGGATGCGCGCCGCCGCTTCGGAGAGCTTGGCCAGCGCCGAGGCCAGCGCGCGCGGGTTGCCCGAAATCTCGGCGCCGGCCTTGTCGGCCCCATATTCGCGGTGGCGGCTGATCGCGAGCTGCACGATCATCGCCGCGAAGGGCGCCACCAGCACCGCCAGCAGCCCGGCCACCATCCCCTGCCGATCGCGCCCGCCGCCGAACATCAACCCGAAATTGGCGAGCATCGAAATGGCGCCCGCGATCGTCGCGGTCATCGTCATGACGAGCGTGTCGCGGTTGCGGACATGGCCCAATTCGTGCGCCATCACGCCGGCGATCTCCTCCTTCGTCAGCAGGCCGAGCAGGCCCGTCGTCGCGGCGACGGCGGCGTGCGCCGGGTCGCGCCCGGTGGCGAAGGCGTTGGGATGGGGCGAATCGATCACATAGACACGCGGGTGGGGCAGGCCGGCGCGGTCGGCCAGATCGTGCACCAGCCCGACCAGTTCGGGGCAGGACCGGCGGTCCACTTCACGCGCGCCGTGCATCGACAGCACGATGCGATCGGCGTTCCAGAAAGTGACGAGGTTCATCCCCGCCGCCACGACCAGCGCGATCACCGCGCCGCTCGGCCCGCCCAGGGTCAGGCCGAGCGCCATGAACAGCGCCGTCATCGTGGCGAGCAACATCGTGGTGCGTAAGCGATTCATATTGCGGCTGAAACCCGTGAACCCTCTCCGGGCGTTGATGTGGGAAGGCCATCGGCCTAAATCAATCGCTCCAGATCGGAGGCACCTGATGACGCGCCAGCCGGGCCAACGCCCGCCCCATGTGAAGCCGCCGGCTAATCTCAGCCCCAGCCCCCCCGTGCCCGTGCCCGAGGATGTGGCGCGCGACCCGGACGAACCCTCCTACGCCAACCGGCAGGGCGTCGATCCGGTGCGCTACGGCGATTGGGAATCGAAGGGCATCGCCATCGATTTTTGAACGATGGTTCGGAAGAAGAAGGAAGATCGGTTCACGCGGAGACGCGGAGAGAAGAAGGAATGAGATGGGACGTGGCTCATCGGCCGAACCCGATCCTCCAACCTGCGGGAGCCACGTTCCGATAAACTCTTCCTTCTTCTCTCCGCGCCTCCGCGTGAACAAAAAAGGGCGCGGACATCTCGATCCGCGCCCTTTTCTCTATCCGTAACAGGCCGATCAGAGCTTGCCGGTGAGTTCCGGTACGATCTTGAAGAGATCGCCGACGAGGCCGATGTCGGCGACCTGGAAGATCGGGGCGTCCTCGTCCTTGTTGATGGCGATGATGGTCTTCGAATCCTTCATGCCGGCGAGGTGCTGGATCGCACCCGAGATGCCGACCGCGACATACACTTCCGGCGCCACGATCTTGCCGGTCTGGCCGACCTGATAGTCGTTCGGCGCATAGCCCGCGTCGACCGCCGCGCGGCTCGCGCCGACACCGGCGCCGAGCTTGTCGGCCAGCGGATCGATCACCGCGTGGAACTGCTCCTCGCTGCCGAGAGCGCGACCGCCCGAGACGATGATCTTGGCCGAGGTCAGCTCCGGCCGCTCCGACTTGGCGATCTCGGCGCCCGCGAAGGTCGAGAGCCCGCTGTCGCCCACGCCCGAGACGGCCTCGACACTGGCCGAGCCACCCTCGCGGCCCGCCTTGTCGAACGCCGTGCCGCGCACGGTGATGACCTTCTTCGCATCGCTCGACTTGACGGTGGCGATGGCGTTGCCGGCGTAGATCGGCCGGGTGAAGGTGTCGGCGCTCTCGACCGAGAGGATATCGCTGATCTGCATCACATCGAGCAGCGCCGCGACGCGCGGGGCGATGTTCTTGCCGTTGGAGGTCGCCGGCGCCACGAAGGCATCGTGGTCGCCCATCAGGCCGACGATCAGCGGCGCGACATTCTCCGGCAGCGCGTGCGCATAGGCCGCGGCGTCGGCGAGCAGCACCTTGGCGACGCCCGCGATCTTGCCGGCGGCATCGGCGACGGCGGCGACGCCCTCGCCCGCGACCAGCGCATGGACGTCGCCCAGCTTGGCGGCGGCGGTGACGGCCGACAAGGTGGCGTCCTTCACGGCCCCGCCATCATGCTCGACCCAGACGAGGACGCTCATGCCGCCACTCCCATATTCTTCAGTTTCGCCACCAGTTCATCGACATCGGCGACCTTCACGCCGGCGACCCGCTTGGGCGGCTCGACCACCGTCACCGTCGTGAGACGCGGGGTCACGTCCACGCCGTAATCGGCGGGGGTCTTCTGCGCCAAGGGCTTGGACTTGGCCTTCATGATGTTCGGCAGGCTCGCATAGCGCGGCTCGTTGAGGCGCAGGTCGGTCGTCACGATGGCCGGCAGCGCCAGCGTCACCGTCTCGAGCCCGCCATCGACCTCGCGCGTCACCGACACTTGCTCGCCCGACACCTCGACCTTCGAGGCGAAGGTGCCCTGCGGCCGCCCGGTCAGCGCCGCCAGCATCTGGCCGGTCTGGTTGCTGTCGTCGTCGATCGCCTGCTTGCCCAGGATCACGAGACCCGGCCGCTCCTCGTCGACGATGCCCTTCAGGATCTTGGCCACCGCCAGCGGCTCGACATCGCCCTCGTTCACCACCAGGATCGCGCGATCCGCACCCATCGCCAGCGCCGTGCGCAGCGTCTCCTGCGCCTTGGCCACACCGATCGAGACCGCCACGACCTCCGTCGCGACACCCTTCTCGCGCAGACGGATCGCCTCTTCCACCGCAATCTCGTCGAACGGGTTCATCGACATCTTCACGTTCGCAAGATCGACGCCCGAACCGTCCATCTTCACGCGCGGCTTCACATTGTAATCGATCACCCGCTTCACGGGCACCAATACCTTCATGACCGATCTCTCCTAGAACCAGAGGTGGGCGAGCGACCGACCCTGACGGTCTGCCCGAAAACCCGATGGGATTGGCTTTTGCCATTCCCCGCCATCGGGCTGGAACGCAAATGCGAAGTTGCGGATTTGCAAACCGCAACTTCGCTTCGCATTGGCGGATTTACGCGGCCTGCTTCACCTGCGCCACGATCTTCTTGGCGGCATCGCCCAGATCGTCGGCGGCGACGATCGGCAGGCCGGAATTGGCCAGCAGATCCTTGCCCTGCTGCACGTTGGTCCCCTCCAGGCGCACGACCAGCGGCACCGAGAGGTTCACTTCCTTGGCGGCGGCGATGATGCCGTCGGCGATGATGTCGCAGCGCATGATGCCGCCGAAGATGTTGACGAGGATGCCCTTCACCGCCGGATCGCTCAGGATGATCTTGAACGCGGCCGTCACCTTCTCCTTGGTGGCGCCACCGCCCACGTCGAGGAAGTTGGCCGGGAAGGCGCCGTTGAGCTTGATGATGTCCATCGTCGCCATGGCGAGGCCGGCGCCGTTGACCATGCAGCCGATGTCGCCGTCCAGCTTGATGTAGGCCAGGTCATACTTCGATGCCTCGACCTCGGCGGGATCCTCCTCGGTCTCGTCGCGCAGCGCGAAGATGTCCGGGTGGCGGTACAGGCTGTTCGAATCGAACGACACCTTGGCGTCCAGCACCAGCAGCTTGCCGTCGGTCGTCTCGACCAGCGGGTTGACCTCGAGCATCTCCATGTCGGTCGCGACGAACGCCTCGTACAGCGACTTGGCGACGGCGATCGCCTGCTTGTTGAGATCGCCGGTCAGCTTCAGCGCGAAGGCGACGGCGCGGCCGTGGTGCGGCTGGAAACCCTCGGCCGGATCGATCGTGATCGACTGGATCTTCTCGGGCGTGTCGTGGGCGACGGTCTCGATGTCCATGCCGCCCTCGGTCGAGACGACCATGGCGATGCGGCCGCTGGCGCGATCGACCAGCATCGAGAGATAATATTCCTTGGCGATGTCGGCGCCGTCGGTGACGTACAGGCGGTTCACCTGCTTGCCGGCGTCCCTCGTCTGGATGGTGACGAGCGTGTTGCCGAGCATGTCGGCGGCGTTGGCCTTCACCTCGTCGAGCGACTTGGACAGGCGCACGCCGCCCTTGGCGTCGGCGGCCAGTTCCTTGAACTTGCCCTTGCCGCGCCCGCCGGCGTGGATCTGCGCCTTCACGACGAACAGCGGCCCGGGGAGCTTGCCGGCCGCTTCGACAGCCTCCTCCACCGTCAATGCCGGGAAGCCGATCGGCACGGGCGCGCCGAACTTCGCGAGGACTTCCTTGGCCTGATATTCGTGGATGTTCATGGCGTGTTGCTACCCCTGAGTCCGTGGAAAGGTGGTCGCGGGCGGCTAAAGCATGGAACGGCGCCACAGGGCAACCCGCCCCACGCAATAGCACCTTGGTGCGGCGCGGGCCGCCGGTTATGGGCGTGGCATGTCGTGGCCGTTCGCCGTTCTTTTATGTCTCGCCACCATCGCCGGCATGGAGGCGTTCGCCTATGCCGCGCACCGCTGGGTGATGCACGGGCCGGGCTGGTTCCTCCACGCCAGCCACCATGCCCCGCGCACCGGAAACTGGGAGCTGAACGATCTCTACGCGGTGATCTTCGCGGTGCCGTCGTTCGTGCTGATCCTGGGCGGGGTGCAATTGGGCTGGTGGCCGGGCTGCACCTGGATCGGCGCGGGGATCGCGGCCTATGGCGCGATCTATTTCGGCTTCCACGACGTGATCGTCCACCGGCGTCTCGCCCACCGCTACGTCCCGCGCTCCCCCTATATGAAGCGCATCGTGCAGGCGCACCGGCTGCACCATGTGGTGGAGACCAAGGAGGGCACGGTGAGCTTCGGCTTCCTCGTGGCGCCAAGGCCCGAGGTGCTGAAGGCGGAACTGGCGCGGCGCCGCCACGCCGGGGTGCGGGCGGCGCGGGGGCGGTAGTCCCGCCTGGTGCTCAGGCCGGAACCGGCGCTTCGGCCGCGATCAGACGCTCGCGCTTCAGATCGGCCCAGAAGGCGGCGGGTACGGCGGTCCGCATCGAATCGGCATTCTGCGCGGCCTGCGTCGCCGATCGCGCGCCGGGGATGATCGCCGACACCACCGGATGGGCGGCGGCGAACTGGAGCGCGGCGGTGCGCAGACCAGTGCCGTGGCGCTGCGCCACCGCCGC carries:
- a CDS encoding MBL fold metallo-hydrolase, with protein sequence MTTPPLQAAIIPVTAFQQNCTLIWCTATMKGAFIDAGGEIPKLKAAAAQHKVTVEKLLVTHGHLDHCGGTAELAADLGVPIEGPQEEDRFWIAKLADDSRSFGIPGTPFEPDRWLENGDTVTVGELTLDVYHCPGHTPGHVVFHHAPSKVAFVGDVLFKGSIGRTDFPRGNHDDLIGAITGRLWPLGGETAFVCGHGPMSTFAHERASNPYVADRVLAGR
- a CDS encoding glutaminyl-peptide cyclotransferase, producing MRRGLLLAAVAFVSAPLAARVPVQVIQVVKAYPHDTRAFTEGLFFRDGMMFESTGLEGRSDIRRYRLEDGKVLARVALPPNLFGEGIVDWKDEIVSLTWRNGFGFRWNLASLKRGRKFTYPGEGWSLTRTDRELVMSDGTPVLRILDPVTFRIKRRVTVTADGVPVQNLNELEYVKGDILANIWMTDRIARIDPATGKVKAWIDLSPVVAQQQSSQDDVANGIAYDAKGDRLFVTGKLWSKLYEIRLLPAR
- the xth gene encoding exodeoxyribonuclease III, whose translation is MKIATFNVNGIKSRLPRLLEYLAEAEPDVVCLQELKTSDETFPAADIEVAGYGAIWHGQKGFNGVAILAKGQVPIETRRGLPDDPDPSHSRYLEGAIDGVIVASIYLPNGNPQPGPKFDYKLAWFDRLLDHAAHLFAAEVPVVLAGDYNVIPASTHDDTFSVRAMASDALLQPESQAAFRRMKAAGWTDGLRVRQPRGALYTFWDYQAGAWQRDAGFRIDHLMLSPAAADRLVDSGVDKHVRGREKASDHVPAWVVLG
- the argB gene encoding acetylglutamate kinase — protein: MTDYRPDPALLAKAETLTEALPYLQRYAGSTFVVKYGGHAMGDPELARDFAEDVVLLKAVGINPVVVHGGGPQIGAMLKASGVESKFVDGLRVTDEATMKVAEMVLSGQINKEIVAWIARAGGRAVGISGKDGRLVTATKMKHPTHDLGLVGEIDHVDTTVLDTISRAGMIPVVAPIGIGKDGESYNINADTMAGFLAIATGAERLFLLTDVAGVLDKQKALLTDLTPSQINLLQTDGTISGGMIPKLQTCIDAVEGGVDAAVILDGRVPHAMLIEIFTKQGAGTLVRLG
- the pabB gene encoding aminodeoxychorismate synthase component I codes for the protein MIDCSIPFVLLDDARPDGGARLYTAPSAIITATRASDVPAALDRLRAASGQGAHLAGHLAYEAGHALVGPTTPPPADAPLLWFGLFDAPRHITPAETAALLPDPAGAWAGPPRPRLDATAHAAAVDRVQALIAAGDIYQANLTFPADVAVAGDPLALYARLRRAQLSPWGGVVWTGDHWLLSLSPELFFTVEAGCVTARPMKGTATRGSNPLADAEAAATLAADPKQRAENLMIVDLLRNDLSRIAEPASVAVPHLFVVETYPTIHQMTSTVTARLGADHDAIDLLAAAFPCGSITGAPKRRAMEVIDAVEMGPRGAYTGSIGRIDPSGDAAFNVAIRTLVMEGESMTATLGLGSGIVADSVAPEEWRESLAKAGFVTAGQQPFDLIETMRFDPYDGLLELDRHMGRLKASAAAFDFTFDHHGARNELQAATFKLRDARCVRLRLSPRGSIAIEVSAIPRSPASVSVALAPLPVDPADFRLRHKTSDRAFYDIARKATDGFEVAFTDPAGFLTEGSFTNLFVQRGETLLTPPLSRGLLPGVLRASLIGAGRAEEADLTPADLKQGFFIGNQLRGLIPARLVAGSERLGL
- a CDS encoding pyridoxal phosphate-dependent aminotransferase — protein: MSFISDALDRITPSPTLAMTSRVLELKQQGVDVIGLSAGEPDFDTPDHIKEAAIAAIRNNETRYTNVDGTAALKAAIALKFQRDNGLDYAPNQISVNAGGKHTLFNAFVATINPGDEVIIPAPYWVSYPDIVQFAGGTPVIVSAGVDVEYKIQPAQIEAAITPRTKWLLLNSPSNPTGAAYSADELRAIGEVLLRHPHVWVMADDMYEHILYDDFQFATIAQVCPELYARTLTVNGCSKAYSMTGWRIGFAGGPAPLIKAMAKLQSQSTSNPCSIAQAAAVAALTGPQDFLKERAKAFQSRRDLVVSMLNQAPGIVCPRPEGAFYVYPDVSGLIGKVTLGGQTITNDEALIDYFLDDARVAAVHGAAFGLEPAFRVSYALSEATLTEACERIQRACAALK